The genomic interval TGGATCCACTTCATCACTGGAGCGGGAGTGGAATAGAGTGTTCAGGGCATCAGGGTCAATATATTCGTAGAGCGGATCCAACTCAATCGGATCACGATTTGATGCCTCTGCAACAGCCTCGATAACTGCTTGACTGACGGGGCTATCCTCACTGCAGGTATACTCGATAGGGGAATCTATGCTTGACATCTATTCCTTATTGAGCGCTCCATATGTCTAAGTCTCCACAGTCACCATCTACGTGTTTAAGTCCCCTCCCGTTTCATTATCAACTATTGATATCCTCGGTGTCTGACCGGACCGTCTGTTCAATGAGAGTATCTAGTGCTCGCCGCAGCCGCCTCCCAAGCGCAGA from Haloterrigena sp. KLK7 carries:
- a CDS encoding HalOD1 output domain-containing protein, coding for MSSIDSPIEYTCSEDSPVSQAVIEAVAEASNRDPIELDPLYEYIDPDALNTLFHSRSSDEVDPDEVYLEFTYANYRVAVTANYVHVSNLDGT